In one window of Thermotoga sp. Mc24 DNA:
- a CDS encoding CBS domain-containing protein: MSVSIIDRLQAIFQDVRVSEFMNPDVIYVTPDKTLLHVKEIMRIKRISGVPVVDDKKRVVGIVSLEDIIKALEGSYIKDSVEKRMTKNVVCLKETDTLQDAVKIFEKYGYGRFPVVDDEEKLVGIVTKHDIIYFLLAKLGIMYLHDKRMEEVLEKGTSLITGEVLEKGKADFVFHIDYFDVNMIGIGASKLKRFLLERGVDEELARRIAIATYEAEANVVIHSESDGYIYCFIDGEKITVRVEDRGKGIENLELAMREGYSTAPDHIRELGFGAGMGLPNMKRYSDKMVIISEVGKGVIVEMVFFRRDRGEDRGDSGKTGA, encoded by the coding sequence ATGAGCGTTTCCATCATAGACAGATTGCAAGCCATCTTCCAGGATGTCAGAGTTTCCGAGTTCATGAATCCGGATGTGATATATGTAACGCCGGACAAGACACTTCTTCACGTGAAAGAGATTATGAGGATAAAGAGGATCTCAGGTGTGCCCGTAGTGGATGACAAAAAACGGGTGGTGGGAATCGTCAGTCTGGAAGACATCATAAAGGCCCTCGAGGGAAGTTACATAAAAGACAGTGTTGAAAAGCGCATGACGAAGAACGTGGTATGTCTGAAAGAAACAGACACCCTTCAGGACGCCGTCAAGATCTTTGAAAAATACGGTTACGGGAGATTTCCCGTTGTCGACGATGAGGAAAAACTTGTGGGGATCGTGACAAAGCATGACATCATCTATTTTCTTCTGGCAAAACTCGGCATCATGTATCTGCACGACAAAAGGATGGAAGAAGTCCTGGAAAAAGGAACCTCACTGATCACGGGAGAGGTCCTGGAAAAAGGAAAAGCGGATTTTGTTTTCCACATAGATTACTTCGATGTGAACATGATCGGGATAGGGGCTTCCAAATTGAAGAGGTTTCTCTTAGAGCGAGGGGTGGATGAAGAACTGGCAAGAAGAATAGCAATAGCTACTTACGAAGCGGAAGCAAACGTTGTCATCCACAGCGAATCCGATGGATACATATACTGCTTTATCGACGGTGAGAAAATCACGGTGAGGGTAGAAGACAGGGGAAAAGGGATAGAAAATCTGGAACTCGCGATGAGAGAAGGTTATTCAACGGCTCCAGACCACATAAGGGAACTCGGCTTTGGTGCAGGGATGGGGCTTCCAAACATGAAAAGGTACTCCGATAAGATGGTCATCATTTCAGAGGTGGGAAAGGGTGTAATCGTTGAGATGGTGTTCTTCAGGAGGGATAGAGGTGAGGATAGGGGAGATAGTGGAAAAACTGGGGCTTGA
- a CDS encoding DRTGG domain-containing protein — protein sequence MRIGEIVEKLGLEHVCGDLNTEVEHGFTCDLLSEVLGKAQPSTLWITVQSHVNIIAVATVVGIKGIVLCDGHEYEKDTVKKAEENGVVLLKSQENSFIVSGKVYELGLR from the coding sequence GTGAGGATAGGGGAGATAGTGGAAAAACTGGGGCTTGAACATGTGTGCGGTGATCTGAACACGGAAGTGGAACACGGTTTCACCTGTGACCTTTTGAGTGAAGTGTTGGGGAAAGCCCAGCCTTCAACGCTTTGGATCACAGTTCAGTCTCACGTCAACATAATAGCGGTTGCCACGGTTGTCGGAATAAAGGGGATCGTTCTCTGTGACGGTCACGAATACGAAAAGGACACTGTGAAGAAGGCAGAGGAGAACGGAGTGGTGCTCCTCAAATCCCAGGAGAACTCCTTCATAGTTTCTGGGAAGGTGTACGAGCTGGGGTTGAGATGA
- a CDS encoding PHP-associated domain-containing protein: MKADLHVHTCLSPCADLLMIPPVVERASGDVQILGIVDHNSAKNVPAFLKMKKLVVPGIEIQTVEDVHVLGFFSDIESALKVTKIVYEHLPSVKHDHEKMGYQLFVDGKGNYTGYEDVPLGFPSDLTLSQAVELIRSFGGIPVYAHVEKRFGVLYQLGFFPDLEVPVAEVVSKEGEENAQKKNLRVIVTSDAHFPSDIGRRYIDISGVPHSPEEVLKKILNSEYTLGGVPNW, encoded by the coding sequence ATGAAGGCGGATTTACATGTGCACACGTGTTTGTCACCGTGCGCAGATCTGCTCATGATACCGCCCGTTGTGGAGAGGGCATCGGGAGATGTACAGATTCTCGGCATAGTTGATCACAACAGCGCAAAAAACGTTCCTGCTTTTCTGAAAATGAAGAAACTCGTTGTCCCTGGAATAGAGATACAGACAGTGGAAGATGTTCATGTGCTCGGCTTTTTTTCCGATATCGAAAGCGCATTGAAAGTCACGAAGATCGTTTATGAACATCTTCCATCGGTGAAACACGATCATGAGAAAATGGGCTATCAGCTCTTTGTAGACGGAAAGGGGAATTACACGGGCTATGAAGACGTTCCGCTCGGTTTTCCTTCAGATCTCACACTGTCTCAGGCTGTAGAGCTGATTCGATCATTTGGAGGGATACCGGTTTACGCGCATGTTGAGAAGAGATTCGGTGTTCTCTACCAGCTCGGTTTCTTTCCAGATCTCGAGGTTCCTGTTGCTGAAGTGGTGAGTAAAGAAGGAGAAGAAAATGCCCAGAAAAAGAATCTCAGGGTGATAGTGACATCGGACGCCCATTTTCCCTCTGATATAGGAAGAAGGTACATCGACATATCTGGAGTGCCACATTCACCCGAGGAAGTACTGAAGAAGATCCTTAACAGCGAATACACACTGGGAGGTGTTCCGAATTGGTAA
- the gltX gene encoding glutamate--tRNA ligase, which translates to MVRVRFAPSPTGFLHVGGARTALFNFLFARKEKGKFILRIEDTDLERSEREYEEKLMESLKWLGLLWDEGPDVGGDHGPYRQSERVEIYREHAERLVKEGKAYYVYAYPEEIEEMREKLLSEGKAPHYSQEMFEKFDTPERRREYEEKGLRPAVFFKMPRKGYVLNDVVKGEVVFKTGAIGDFVIMRSNGLPTYNFACVVDDMLMEITHVIRGDDHLSNTLRQLALYESFEKAPPVFAHVSTILGPDGKKLSKRHGATSVEAFRDMGYLPEALVNYLALLGWSHPDGKELLTLEELISSFSLDRLSPNPAIFDPQKLKWMNGYYLRNVPIEKLAELAKPFFEKAGIKIIDEEYFKKVLEITKERVEVLSEFPEESRFFFEDPAPVEIPEDMKGVFSQLKEELQNVRWTMEEITPVFKKVLKQHGVKPKEFYMTLRRVLTGREEGPELVNIIPLLGKEIFLRRIERFLGG; encoded by the coding sequence TTGGTAAGGGTGAGATTCGCACCGAGCCCCACTGGCTTTCTCCACGTTGGAGGAGCTCGAACCGCTCTGTTCAACTTTCTTTTCGCACGGAAAGAAAAAGGAAAGTTCATCCTCAGAATAGAAGACACCGATTTGGAGAGATCTGAGAGGGAGTACGAAGAGAAGCTCATGGAATCTCTCAAGTGGCTTGGTCTTCTGTGGGATGAAGGACCGGACGTGGGAGGAGACCACGGTCCATACAGGCAGAGCGAGAGAGTGGAGATATACAGAGAACACGCTGAAAGGCTTGTAAAGGAGGGGAAGGCCTATTACGTTTACGCTTACCCTGAAGAGATCGAAGAGATGAGGGAGAAACTCCTCTCTGAAGGAAAGGCACCACACTACTCCCAGGAGATGTTCGAAAAGTTTGATACTCCCGAGAGAAGAAGGGAATACGAAGAAAAGGGTTTGAGGCCGGCTGTGTTTTTCAAGATGCCCAGAAAAGGCTATGTGTTGAACGATGTGGTGAAAGGTGAAGTTGTGTTCAAGACGGGAGCAATTGGGGATTTTGTGATAATGAGAAGCAACGGTCTTCCCACCTACAATTTTGCCTGCGTGGTGGATGACATGCTCATGGAGATAACACATGTTATCCGTGGAGACGACCATCTCTCAAATACACTGAGACAGCTCGCTCTCTACGAATCGTTTGAAAAGGCTCCCCCCGTTTTTGCGCACGTTTCCACCATACTGGGACCCGATGGAAAAAAACTGAGCAAGAGACATGGAGCCACTTCTGTGGAAGCGTTCAGAGACATGGGATATCTCCCGGAGGCGCTTGTCAACTATCTGGCACTTCTTGGATGGTCTCACCCAGATGGTAAAGAACTCCTCACTCTCGAAGAATTGATTTCTTCGTTTTCTCTGGACAGGCTCAGCCCGAACCCTGCAATTTTCGACCCACAGAAGTTGAAATGGATGAACGGTTACTATTTGAGAAACGTGCCGATTGAGAAGCTCGCAGAACTGGCAAAGCCGTTCTTTGAGAAAGCCGGGATAAAAATAATCGATGAGGAGTACTTTAAAAAGGTACTGGAGATCACAAAAGAGAGAGTGGAGGTGCTTTCAGAATTTCCTGAAGAGTCCCGCTTCTTCTTTGAAGATCCAGCACCCGTTGAAATACCGGAAGACATGAAAGGAGTGTTTTCACAGCTCAAAGAAGAGCTCCAGAACGTTCGGTGGACCATGGAAGAAATCACACCTGTCTTCAAGAAAGTACTGAAACAACACGGTGTAAAGCCCAAAGAATTCTATATGACGTTGAGAAGAGTTCTGACTGGTAGAGAAGAAGGTCCTGAACTCGTCAACATTATTCCTCTTCTTGGAAAGGAGATCTTTTTGAGAAGAATAGAAAGATTTCTGGGGGGATGA
- a CDS encoding alpha/beta hydrolase: MNIQKHGEDWKGTVVIVHGLGEHSGRYRRLVREFVSEGVQVITFDLPGHGKSPGKRGHLRFDDVFKILNEITKDLERFVLFGHSLGGLIAIRFTQIFQPENQKGLVVSAPAILLPDTHSPVLEFMVRFLSVFVPFLTMSNGINPSDLSRNREAVEAYIRDPLVHDRISFKLASDMLSHMKKVLKDAERIKVPVLILHGTDDRVVSFEGSKKFFEALNTEKKLVSFPGGYHELFEDPEHQKEFFKTIVEWSLEKLGGK; the protein is encoded by the coding sequence ATGAACATCCAGAAACACGGAGAAGACTGGAAAGGTACGGTTGTGATCGTACACGGTCTCGGTGAACACTCCGGGAGATACAGGAGACTTGTGAGAGAATTCGTTTCAGAGGGTGTTCAGGTGATCACTTTCGATTTACCGGGTCACGGCAAGTCTCCTGGAAAAAGAGGGCACCTTCGTTTTGATGACGTTTTTAAAATATTGAACGAGATCACGAAAGATCTGGAAAGGTTCGTGCTCTTTGGTCACAGTCTCGGTGGATTGATAGCTATCAGGTTCACTCAGATTTTTCAGCCAGAGAACCAGAAAGGGTTGGTGGTGTCGGCCCCCGCTATCCTGCTTCCAGATACCCATTCTCCAGTCCTTGAATTCATGGTGAGGTTTCTGTCCGTTTTTGTTCCATTCCTCACGATGAGCAACGGAATAAATCCAAGCGATCTTTCCAGGAACAGAGAAGCGGTGGAAGCGTACATAAGAGATCCCCTCGTTCACGACAGAATCTCCTTCAAGCTCGCTTCAGATATGCTTTCCCATATGAAAAAGGTTCTCAAAGACGCCGAAAGGATAAAGGTACCAGTTCTCATTCTTCACGGAACCGATGACAGGGTGGTGTCTTTTGAAGGAAGCAAGAAGTTTTTCGAAGCGCTGAACACAGAGAAAAAACTGGTGAGCTTTCCTGGAGGATACCATGAACTTTTTGAAGATCCAGAGCACCAGAAAGAGTTTTTCAAAACGATAGTCGAGTGGAGTCTCGAAAAACTCGGAGGGAAATAA
- a CDS encoding AI-2E family transporter yields MKEFRKILEDKAFFFTTLYILISFLVFKIFPDVFAVIVLMVFFTLLLDPVIRFLEKLKFGKYFSRIAALLLFFFVMVYSLYMIIPPVFNEFGSFIEFMTKVFESKIWKDYIKSPELMPVFDKIMNFLEPKLTDFLNYVFSLVTTNFVSVTTIIVFTLFGLGYTLFYIREIASFFVLIYPKSARAEAREFFRDVYASMGRYIRVIFINAVIIGLSYWVVFEAFNLKYSAIISLWAFVTNFIPIVGVVLEYIPVLLFSLTLGVKGVLLIALFAILIHAVAFVVFIQLMKGLEKLNPVYIILSILFFGKLFGLFGSFVGVPLALFFKVFWRKFLRPLFEAG; encoded by the coding sequence TTGAAGGAGTTCAGGAAGATCTTAGAGGACAAAGCTTTTTTCTTCACGACACTGTACATATTGATTTCATTTCTCGTATTCAAGATTTTCCCGGATGTCTTTGCAGTGATTGTGTTGATGGTGTTCTTCACGCTCCTTTTGGATCCGGTCATTCGTTTCCTGGAGAAGCTGAAATTTGGAAAGTACTTCTCCAGGATAGCAGCGCTTCTTCTCTTCTTTTTCGTGATGGTTTATTCGCTTTACATGATCATTCCTCCTGTTTTCAACGAGTTTGGGAGTTTCATCGAATTCATGACAAAAGTTTTTGAAAGCAAGATATGGAAAGACTACATAAAATCTCCTGAATTGATGCCGGTATTCGATAAAATCATGAATTTTCTTGAACCAAAGCTCACAGATTTCCTGAACTATGTCTTTTCGCTCGTGACAACGAATTTTGTCTCTGTTACGACGATAATTGTTTTCACGCTTTTCGGACTCGGCTACACCCTGTTCTATATTCGCGAAATAGCCAGCTTCTTTGTCCTCATCTATCCAAAGAGTGCAAGAGCGGAAGCGAGAGAGTTTTTCCGTGATGTGTACGCGAGTATGGGAAGGTACATAAGGGTCATCTTCATAAATGCTGTGATAATAGGACTCTCTTACTGGGTTGTTTTCGAAGCTTTCAACTTGAAGTACAGCGCCATCATAAGCCTCTGGGCTTTTGTGACCAACTTCATTCCAATCGTTGGAGTGGTCCTGGAATACATCCCTGTACTTCTTTTTTCTCTCACTCTCGGTGTGAAAGGTGTTCTTCTCATAGCTCTCTTTGCGATCCTCATACATGCCGTTGCCTTCGTTGTCTTCATTCAGCTGATGAAAGGCCTCGAAAAGCTGAATCCTGTTTACATAATTTTGTCCATCCTGTTCTTTGGGAAACTCTTCGGATTGTTCGGGTCTTTTGTGGGAGTGCCGCTCGCTCTGTTTTTCAAAGTCTTCTGGAGGAAATTTCTCAGGCCTCTTTTTGAGGCGGGGTGA
- a CDS encoding tetratricopeptide repeat protein — MRIIFILLLIPSLLTMALSLEEIKSLSKTNLDNAIDLFLDYMKKHPSDPELENAGEFLFAKKKLVEKHPSLSREIISEDFHGLLEKLRDTEEMFSEEEVPLLEEIFPELKSFAEKLQDVEEFLSSPFFWKLGISLKIENPEKFAEDLVNRFLEDPFVFSFEVVEALSKVENAEEIAYHLVRKAKEIPLKEESYSYILRLFEVAHHLGYSETDELEEQIKKYFSISAKVDASGNVEEILDEYEQLTIPKEKLREKLAAVSKKSKVSEEKRGRYYPFLPVLLALPFLSARFRASFYRRIGMKKRAASIYLKLLQKQPENVKLRLKLARLYEEIGMHEEAMKEYEIIKKLS; from the coding sequence TTGAGAATTATCTTCATTCTTCTACTGATACCTTCTCTTCTAACGATGGCGCTATCCCTTGAGGAAATAAAAAGCCTTTCGAAGACGAATCTGGACAACGCTATAGATCTTTTTCTCGACTACATGAAAAAGCACCCCTCTGATCCAGAATTAGAAAATGCTGGAGAGTTTCTCTTTGCCAAAAAAAAGCTCGTTGAAAAACACCCCTCCCTCTCTCGGGAAATCATCTCAGAAGACTTTCATGGTCTCCTTGAAAAACTAAGAGACACAGAAGAAATGTTCTCCGAGGAAGAGGTTCCCCTGCTGGAAGAAATCTTTCCAGAGCTGAAGAGTTTTGCTGAGAAACTGCAAGACGTGGAGGAATTTCTCTCTTCACCATTTTTCTGGAAGCTCGGCATCAGTTTGAAAATAGAAAACCCCGAGAAGTTCGCCGAAGATCTTGTGAACAGGTTTCTTGAAGATCCTTTCGTGTTCTCATTTGAGGTGGTGGAGGCTCTCTCGAAAGTGGAAAATGCCGAAGAAATAGCCTACCATCTTGTGAGAAAAGCAAAGGAGATACCTCTGAAAGAGGAGAGTTACTCCTATATTCTGAGACTTTTTGAAGTGGCACACCACTTGGGATACAGTGAAACAGACGAACTCGAAGAACAGATAAAGAAATACTTTTCCATCTCTGCAAAGGTGGACGCCTCTGGGAACGTGGAGGAGATCCTCGACGAGTACGAACAGCTCACCATTCCCAAGGAAAAGCTCAGAGAAAAACTGGCCGCTGTTTCAAAAAAGTCGAAGGTGTCTGAAGAGAAAAGAGGTAGATATTACCCGTTTCTCCCTGTTCTTCTTGCTCTACCGTTTCTTTCTGCTCGATTCAGAGCGTCTTTTTACAGGAGAATCGGCATGAAAAAAAGAGCAGCTTCGATTTATTTGAAGCTGCTCCAGAAACAGCCGGAAAATGTGAAGCTCCGATTGAAGCTCGCCCGTCTTTATGAAGAAATCGGTATGCACGAAGAAGCGATGAAAGAGTACGAAATCATAAAGAAACTCTCTTAA